A stretch of the bacterium genome encodes the following:
- a CDS encoding SGNH/GDSL hydrolase family protein → MNYKLLILTISYSFATLAHACPSIGSYPDINCDGQLKVLAIGDSITYGLKDQKNDGKGGYPLRFQTYYYKKSARINIINYGIPGITCEGLYERLRRQWNLENGGLRDADYAIVACGVNAYFTHRDPDKTVDSARDVARFLRSQGIYVSLANLPSIQRSSQREYVDQVNARLDGVTVRFDKIASSKEYSDGLHPNSKGYDKLFKVVQDAFRNDYRRNAVAFAGLTDLDRDGVYDQFETSRFNTNPALNDTDGDGLGDSRELFKYGSNPLVADTDGDGLTDAQETAHVNSPVDPFALN, encoded by the coding sequence ATGAACTATAAACTACTAATTCTTACTATTAGTTACAGCTTTGCAACGTTGGCACATGCCTGCCCATCGATTGGCAGCTACCCGGACATTAATTGTGATGGACAACTCAAAGTCCTCGCTATCGGTGACAGCATCACTTACGGGCTTAAAGATCAAAAAAATGACGGCAAGGGCGGTTACCCACTACGCTTTCAAACTTACTATTACAAGAAAAGCGCTCGTATCAATATTATCAACTACGGTATCCCGGGAATAACTTGCGAAGGTCTCTACGAAAGATTGCGTCGCCAGTGGAATCTTGAAAATGGCGGCTTAAGGGACGCTGATTACGCGATCGTGGCCTGTGGAGTAAACGCTTATTTCACACATCGCGACCCAGATAAAACAGTCGACTCAGCTCGCGACGTCGCACGCTTCCTCAGAAGCCAAGGCATTTATGTCTCCCTAGCTAACCTCCCCTCAATTCAACGTAGCAGCCAGCGCGAATATGTTGACCAGGTAAATGCACGCTTAGATGGCGTGACTGTGCGATTTGATAAGATCGCATCCTCCAAGGAATACTCCGATGGCTTACACCCGAATTCCAAGGGATATGACAAGCTTTTTAAGGTAGTGCAGGATGCTTTTCGTAATGACTATCGCCGCAATGCCGTGGCTTTTGCTGGATTAACTGATCTCGACAGGGATGGTGTTTACGATCAATTCGAAACTTCACGCTTCAACACCAATCCTGCCCTGAATGACACTGATGGAGACGGCCTCGGAGATTCTCGGGAGCTTTTCAAATATGGCTCAAACCCCTTGGTTGCCGACACTGATGGTGACGGACTTACCGATGCGCAAGAAACAGCTCATGTGAATAGTCCTGTCGATCCATTTGCCTTGAATTAG